A portion of the Pararge aegeria chromosome 10, ilParAegt1.1, whole genome shotgun sequence genome contains these proteins:
- the LOC120626824 gene encoding protein toll-like, which yields MDRKFTHVLIAALVVHIISARVMCPSNPNCVCGGTFSIELNCNIDGRVVKINLLPSTYLNIKCENTTTLDYSQLPKCANGTSTFKSVSFKDCPLPNSSFKDILMHIGVSKTMSLIFQNAKELSGYFDRKHFAGLQDLTKLLLSVNGVTHLPNNLFVDMHNLTWLNIRCNNIKLSEELFKPLERLETLEISHNQMTNMSSNLFSHLSLLRKLSLWQSNVTKVSKDFFSGVDVLEELDLSSNGLNELPSSIFKPLRKLKKLTLFSNKFSKLPQNLFSTNKRLETVIVLNNDVKMKELPKSLFGNLLNLKQVYIQRSGIEFVPYDIFTNSSLLTNISLAFNDIEVMPESTFNDQINLLELDLSHNSLRSLEPKLFSSLVRLEKLNLCYNSIEEVSGSTFSSLLSLIYLNMEHNNLKTISSYLFSNNKQRMSISLAYNELDFQNKELKNNSWTVEHVSPFAHTYNLRLLNLSHNKFRTIFEDWWINGHEIIDISNNYLESLWENKYFDVTEHSPIHEKLLSKPIKELWITHNPLNCRCNNLNFVNVFTNVFHTKVYEDTLINCSFWRVEACFYRIMTFVTYLILFVILISMLSVTYYHYRIYIHLFIKHKLYFLQKDAERVKNITVKYSKNDEEFVLKEILPELKVHKKYNVEVKCINCANNKNNFLKQQRGTNHSNIVLVIFSPNYLTSVYSNVNIKKIRGAMLKSKNTVYVFTDDGPENSIYAFLKEQRDQRSTILRSDPNFWTVLINMLSNGDRHSTIKMPLTSVKNGFLGINEFF from the exons ATGGATCGTAAGTTCACTCATGTGCTGATAGCAGCACTCGTTGTGCACATAATTAGTGCAAGAGTGATGTGCCCCAGTAACCCTAACTGCGTTTGTGGCGGCACGTTCTCTATTGAACTGAATTGTAACATCGATG GACGTGTAGTGAAAATAAACTTACTACCAAGTAcgtatttaaacattaaatgcGAAAATACAACAACTCTAGATTATAGTCAGCTACCAAAATGTGCCAATGGAACGAGTACTTTTAAATCAGTCAGCTTCAAAGACTGCCCATTACCAAACAGTTCGTTTAAGGACATTTTAATGCATATTGGAGTTTCTAAGACAATGTCACTTATATTTCAAAATGCAAAAGAACTGTCTGGGTATTTCGATAGGAAACATTTTGCCGGCTTGCAAGATTTGACTAAGCTACTCCTATCAGTTAATGGTGTAACACATTTACCAAACAACCTATTTGTGGACATGCATAATTTAACATGGCTTAATATACGatgcaataatataaaattgtccGAAGAGTTATTTAAGCCATTGGAAAGATTGGAGACCTTAGAAATAAGTCACAACCAGATGACAAATATGTCTTCGAACCTTTTTTCCCATTTATCTTTACTAAGGAAATTGTCTTTATGGCAAAGCAATGTGACAAAGGTTTCAAAAGATTTCTTTTCGGGTGTTGACGTTCTCGAAGAATTGGATCTAAGTTCTAATGGACTTAATGAACTTCCATCATCAATTTTTAAGCCATTGAGAAAGTTGAAGAAACTTACGCTATTTTCCAACAAGTTTTCAAAGTTACCACAGAATCTATTTTCAACCAATAAAAGGTTGGAAACTGTTATAGTTCTGAACAACGATGTTAAAATGAAAGAATTGCCGAAGagtttatttggtaatttactAAACTTGAAACAGGTATACATTCAGAGAAGCGGAATCGAATTTGTGCCCTACGATATTTTTACCAATTCATCTCTTTTAACAAACATATCATTGGCATTTAATGATATTGAGGTAATGCCAGAGTCCACTTTTAACGATCAAATTAACTTATTAGAGTTGGACTTAAGTCATAATAGCTTGAGGAGCTTAGAGCCTAAATTGTTCTCATCATTAGTACGCTTGGAGAAATTGAATTTATGTTATAACTCAATTGAAGAAGTTTCAGG CTCCACATTTTCTTCCCTTTTGAgtctaatatatttaaacatggAACATAATAACTTGAAAACAATATCgtcatatttatttagcaacaatAAACAGAGAATGTCAATATCTCTTGCATATAATGAACTGGACTTTCAAAACAAGGAGTTGAAAAACAATTCTTGGACGGTTGAGCATGTCTCGCCGTTTGCTCATACATATAATCTAAGATTGCTCAATTTGAGTCATAACAAGTTTCGAACAATATTTGAAGATTGGTGGATTAATGGACATGAAATCATAGACATCAGCAATAACTACTTGGAGTCTCTTTGG gaaaataaatattttgatgtcACTGAGCATTCACCAATTCATGAAAAACTTCTAAGCAAACCAATAAAAGAACTGTGGATAACACATAATCCTTTGAACTGTAGATGCAATAATCTAAATTTCGTTAACGTATTCACAAACGTTTTCCATACAAAG GTATATGAAGATACCCTCATTAATTGCTCGTTTTGGAGAGTGGAAGCTTGTTTTTATAGAATTATGACATTTGTAACATATCTCATATTATTTGTGATTTTAATCTCGATGTTATCTGTAACTTATTACCACTATAGGATTTATATTcatctatttataaaacataagctCTACTTTTTACAAAAAGACGCTGAACGAGTTAAGAATATAACTGTTAAGTATTCCAAAAAtgatgaagagtttgttttaaaagaaatattaccCGAATTGAAagtgcataaaaaatataatgtggaAGTAAAATGCATCAACTGTgcgaacaataaaaataattttctgaaGCAACAGCGTGGCACAAATCATTCAAATATAGTCTTGGTAATTTTTTCCCCGAATTATTTAACTTCAGTGTACAGTAACGTCAACATCAAAAAAATTCGTGGCGCAATGCTAAAAAGCAAGAATACTGTTTATGTATTCACTGATGATGGCCCAGAGAACTCAATATACGCTTTTCTGAAGGAGCAGCGGGATCAGCGGTCAACCATTTTGAGGAGTGACCCAAATTTCTGGACTGTTCTAATCAACATGTTATCGAATGGGGATCGACACTCAACGATCAAAATGCCTTTGACTTCAGTAAAAAATGGATTTTTGGGAATCAATGAATTTTTCTAG